In Desulfovibrio sp., the following are encoded in one genomic region:
- a CDS encoding lytic transglycosylase domain-containing protein — MPVLKEIGDALNGLNQGIIQGMLLYRQRQQDDIQRQNMERQNRLAENTLTMAQRKMAKEDAFMRAIATGDMSALFNGDLQTPGTPPNVVNAPLQVPGQGPTLSPSMSPSPTAQLPQNMSDLVDWTGRYHGLDQQLWRNQIAAESGGNPNEVSPKGARGIAQIMPEAGKPYGLDDSNAFDPYKNLMTGAQIMKALKDKYGGDTKKALWGYNAGTGNVDKGVYPAETRDYIKKITGQDYDPQAIGTNIAANTGNTATDVPMGFGGGVNPNAMVPVGGRNYRVIDLANNPKFVDLMVAGAASGFEGAKNFLGAIESVKKLQAPEKFDGAQWFKAKYGRDFDPTNANEANLVQGYNRANSTQQVNISNNVDMSREKELQVELGKNWAKEYDLAHQDAKAAGAALGQISVAKGLLNKGMETDAFTPLKAKVAAISQALGIDPKNIGLTDATTPQIFQSAVMKNLLTELMAQKGPQTEGDAQRAMATFAQLGNTTEANKFILDYAEALAKRKQEYATFLYKTGTEKHGGDAYKARQDWEQYIQDNPILDSIPLPKVGATKDTMATPHGGATYKTPEEVRSAFERGALTKEGAASILQNQFGME, encoded by the coding sequence ATGCCGGTGCTGAAGGAAATTGGTGATGCCCTTAATGGGCTTAATCAGGGAATTATCCAAGGGATGCTGCTTTACCGTCAACGCCAGCAGGACGACATCCAGCGGCAGAACATGGAACGGCAGAACAGGCTTGCGGAGAACACGCTAACCATGGCCCAGCGGAAGATGGCCAAGGAAGACGCGTTCATGCGTGCCATCGCCACTGGTGACATGTCCGCCCTATTTAATGGTGATCTACAGACCCCGGGCACCCCCCCTAATGTCGTAAATGCGCCCCTCCAGGTACCGGGACAAGGACCCACACTCTCTCCCAGCATGTCCCCCAGCCCCACGGCACAACTTCCGCAGAACATGTCCGACCTCGTAGATTGGACGGGAAGATATCACGGGCTCGACCAGCAACTTTGGAGAAACCAGATCGCGGCGGAGTCCGGGGGAAATCCTAACGAGGTGAGCCCCAAGGGCGCGCGGGGAATTGCTCAGATCATGCCCGAAGCTGGGAAGCCATATGGCCTGGACGATTCGAACGCCTTTGACCCGTACAAAAACTTGATGACCGGGGCGCAGATAATGAAAGCGCTCAAGGATAAATACGGCGGGGACACAAAAAAGGCGCTCTGGGGCTACAACGCAGGCACCGGCAACGTAGACAAGGGAGTTTATCCCGCAGAAACACGGGACTACATCAAGAAGATAACCGGCCAGGATTACGACCCTCAAGCTATTGGAACCAATATCGCCGCCAACACAGGGAACACCGCCACGGACGTCCCCATGGGGTTCGGCGGTGGCGTAAACCCTAACGCTATGGTCCCTGTTGGTGGAAGGAACTACCGCGTTATCGACCTTGCCAACAACCCGAAGTTCGTCGATCTGATGGTCGCTGGAGCGGCCTCCGGGTTTGAGGGGGCCAAGAATTTCCTTGGGGCAATCGAGTCAGTAAAAAAACTGCAAGCCCCGGAAAAGTTCGACGGAGCCCAGTGGTTCAAGGCCAAATACGGCCGGGACTTCGACCCCACAAACGCGAATGAGGCCAACCTAGTCCAGGGGTACAACCGGGCCAATTCGACCCAACAGGTCAACATTTCCAACAATGTGGACATGAGCCGGGAGAAGGAACTCCAGGTCGAGCTTGGGAAGAACTGGGCGAAGGAATACGACCTAGCGCACCAGGACGCTAAGGCGGCGGGCGCGGCGCTTGGGCAGATATCCGTGGCTAAGGGCCTGCTCAACAAGGGTATGGAGACGGACGCTTTCACCCCGCTCAAGGCTAAGGTCGCGGCCATATCTCAGGCGCTAGGGATCGACCCCAAGAACATCGGCCTTACCGACGCCACCACGCCGCAGATATTCCAAAGCGCGGTGATGAAGAACCTCTTGACCGAGTTGATGGCACAGAAGGGACCACAGACCGAGGGCGATGCCCAGCGGGCTATGGCTACCTTTGCCCAGCTTGGGAACACCACAGAGGCAAACAAGTTCATCCTCGACTACGCGGAAGCGCTCGCCAAGCGTAAGCAGGAATACGCCACCTTCCTTTACAAGACGGGCACAGAGAAGCACGGCGGGGACGCTTACAAGGCGCGCCAGGACTGGGAACAGTACATCCAGGATAATCCTATTCTGGATTCCATACCGCTGCCAAAGGTTGGGGCTACAAAGGACACAATGGCTACGCCCCATGGTGGGGCGACATATAAAACCCCGGAGGAAGTCAGGTCCGCCTTCGAGAGGGGGGCTCTCACCAAAGAGGGCGCGGCCAGCATCCTGCAAAATCAGTTTGGGATGGAGTAG
- a CDS encoding Fic family protein — protein MIIKYDVPNDWARYDFLEVANELLSAKAALIALTQIPYQRSWADELQRIQLKREVAGTSRIEGAEFTEGELDEAMQETPVQLETRSQKQAAAAVSTYRWIAELSEGLPVNEELILEIHRRLVQGCDDDHCAPGILRGPDQNVTFGAPRHRGVEGGKQCQEAFRGLSEAVRNVFPRHDPLIQALALHYHFAAMHPFLDGNGRTARALEALMLQRVGLRDTLFIAMSNYYYEEKTAYLTALNEARSRNHDLTPFLKFSLKGIETQCTKLFSEIRQQVAKALYRNTFTDLFGRLKSPRKRVMSARNVQVLNVMLDGGELSFIDLYSKCRQFYTVKNPQKAFIRDLNYLLNLQAIQVSAEGDGSKTKLKVNIDWPRQITETEFFKRAMEMPKGKVFSFLST, from the coding sequence ATGATTATTAAGTATGACGTTCCAAATGATTGGGCACGGTATGATTTCCTAGAGGTCGCGAATGAACTCCTCAGCGCCAAAGCAGCCCTCATCGCCCTAACTCAAATTCCATACCAGCGAAGCTGGGCCGATGAACTGCAACGCATACAACTTAAACGTGAGGTGGCCGGTACTTCTCGGATCGAGGGAGCTGAATTCACCGAGGGGGAATTGGACGAAGCCATGCAGGAAACCCCTGTGCAGCTCGAAACTCGCTCACAAAAGCAAGCGGCTGCCGCCGTATCTACTTATAGATGGATAGCTGAACTCTCAGAGGGGTTGCCAGTAAATGAAGAGCTTATTTTAGAAATACACAGACGTTTAGTACAAGGGTGCGACGATGATCATTGTGCTCCGGGTATACTTCGAGGACCGGACCAGAATGTGACGTTTGGGGCTCCCCGCCATCGGGGGGTTGAAGGCGGTAAGCAGTGCCAAGAAGCTTTTAGAGGTCTTTCTGAAGCCGTTCGGAATGTTTTCCCGCGGCATGATCCGTTAATTCAGGCTCTTGCCCTGCATTATCATTTTGCTGCGATGCACCCATTTTTAGATGGTAATGGTCGGACCGCTCGCGCTCTAGAAGCCTTAATGCTTCAACGAGTTGGCCTCAGAGACACGCTGTTTATTGCCATGTCAAATTATTACTATGAAGAAAAGACGGCTTATTTGACTGCTTTAAATGAAGCTAGGAGTAGGAATCATGATTTAACTCCTTTCTTGAAGTTTTCATTAAAAGGTATCGAAACGCAATGCACAAAATTATTCTCAGAGATTAGACAGCAGGTTGCTAAAGCCCTATATCGCAATACATTTACAGATTTATTTGGAAGGCTTAAGTCGCCACGAAAAAGAGTAATGTCTGCCAGAAATGTGCAGGTATTAAACGTGATGTTAGATGGTGGAGAGCTTAGTTTTATCGACCTATACTCAAAGTGCAGACAATTTTACACAGTCAAAAATCCACAAAAAGCATTTATAAGAGATTTGAACTACCTATTAAATCTTCAAGCAATACAGGTCAGTGCAGAGGGGGACGGTTCAAAAACAAAGTTAAAAGTCAATATTGATTGGCCACGGCAAATTACCGAGACAGAATTTTTTAAACGTGCGATGGAAATGCCCAAGGGAAAAGTGTTTAGCTTTCTTTCGACGTAA
- a CDS encoding KilA-N domain-containing protein: MYSSDLWKMEGSESRNRPKAWLETQQAQDFVAEVSKGQNPALFLNVTLGRNGGTFAHWQIALAYAKTLSAKLHRRVNAVWS; this comes from the coding sequence ATGTACTCGTCCGACCTTTGGAAGATGGAAGGTTCTGAGAGCCGTAACCGCCCCAAGGCTTGGCTCGAAACACAACAAGCCCAGGACTTCGTGGCGGAAGTTTCAAAAGGGCAGAATCCTGCCCTTTTCCTGAATGTGACCTTGGGACGTAACGGGGGGACATTCGCTCACTGGCAGATAGCTTTGGCATACGCGAAGACCCTGAGCGCGAAGCTCCACAGGCGAGTCAATGCAGTGTGGTCTTGA
- a CDS encoding DNA/RNA non-specific endonuclease: protein MKRICFIFVFLLALTSVARAIPLENVHLELCPFGLPLGGGETNELVVRDIYALSVNPNTKFADWVVYRLDAKTVTGPSVKERKWQADPLLPTNIALKPADFSNLSERGYQRGHQAPLADFKGTESWYKTNYLSNITPQQGALNMGPWEQLEAAERQLAQGGEVFVMTGTVYEKEVPPLPKATTPHKVPSGYWKIIVAGYPANTRAVGFFFPQETPRRKLSRDDAMTIRDIEGRAGLNFFKGLLRDQEEAIETAIDGDMLGKVLQDKIQ from the coding sequence ATGAAACGAATCTGTTTTATATTTGTATTCCTCCTCGCCCTAACTTCCGTCGCGCGGGCAATCCCGCTTGAAAATGTCCACCTAGAGCTTTGTCCCTTTGGCCTCCCGCTTGGGGGAGGTGAAACCAACGAGCTTGTGGTCCGAGACATTTACGCCTTGTCGGTAAACCCTAATACCAAGTTCGCAGACTGGGTTGTCTACCGTCTGGACGCAAAAACCGTTACCGGCCCTTCGGTTAAAGAACGCAAGTGGCAGGCTGATCCGCTACTGCCAACCAACATTGCGTTGAAACCCGCTGACTTTTCTAACCTGTCTGAACGTGGCTACCAGCGCGGCCATCAGGCTCCGCTTGCTGACTTTAAGGGCACAGAGTCCTGGTATAAAACCAACTACTTGTCGAATATCACGCCTCAGCAGGGTGCCCTCAATATGGGGCCGTGGGAGCAACTGGAGGCCGCTGAGCGTCAACTTGCCCAGGGCGGTGAGGTCTTTGTCATGACAGGAACTGTTTACGAGAAGGAAGTGCCGCCCCTGCCGAAAGCAACTACCCCGCACAAGGTGCCCTCGGGCTACTGGAAGATCATCGTAGCTGGATACCCAGCCAACACCAGGGCTGTGGGTTTCTTCTTTCCACAGGAGACGCCACGCAGGAAACTTTCCAGGGATGATGCGATGACAATTCGGGATATCGAGGGGAGGGCGGGCTTAAACTTCTTTAAAGGGTTGTTGCGTGATCAAGAGGAAGCTATCGAAACGGCAATTGATGGCGACATGTTGGGCAAAGTGTTGCAGGACAAGATACAATAG
- a CDS encoding GGDEF domain-containing protein, whose amino-acid sequence MKRGNRPDLIWGLGLDTEFVKAIEDALGSGYHLRNWPLTGLPSKRDMDKTSPLTVWIPMSVWNALPPSSKKHLRDWELTQRVLILDGPHDGPDVEEILELGFLTALTAPVTANKIRDAVFRAKEVRGLYDDIFSMTREIMLERELLARKTDQIIFLNTLLTRASQTLDPGMILSNAREDLNLLFAVQGLQGAFWQPGEDGKLEAELFLAPCLNQHGKQLWIEYLLASAAKLAGGPVDAFTVEQLFQISPDSCLADPGQQASILLPLKVAGSAFGCLAIAKDKDLRLGKDQVASLNAAANHLALALRNAMLFREVKAKADHDGLTRIHNRQSFDERLTDELKRHQRYRHNLSLLLFDLDHFKAINDTFGHQAGDMVLKDIGIILDESCRETDFAARFGGEEFVVILPQTTEDQAWVLAERLRRKIGHKVFQYADKTFQVTASIGVATMTPGSLDKREDLIRMADQALYLAKSSGRNMVCASQAKSKKKAMALARPA is encoded by the coding sequence ATGAAACGCGGAAATAGACCTGATCTGATATGGGGCCTGGGCCTCGACACCGAGTTCGTCAAGGCCATCGAAGACGCCCTGGGCTCGGGCTATCATCTGCGCAACTGGCCGCTGACCGGGCTGCCTTCCAAGCGGGACATGGACAAAACGAGCCCGCTCACCGTCTGGATTCCCATGTCGGTCTGGAACGCCCTGCCGCCCTCCTCCAAGAAGCACCTGCGCGACTGGGAGCTCACCCAGCGGGTTCTCATACTCGACGGCCCCCATGATGGGCCGGATGTGGAAGAGATTCTCGAACTCGGCTTCCTCACGGCGCTCACAGCGCCGGTGACCGCGAACAAGATCCGCGACGCGGTGTTTCGGGCCAAGGAAGTGCGCGGCCTCTACGACGACATCTTCAGCATGACCAGGGAGATCATGCTCGAGCGCGAACTTTTGGCTCGCAAAACCGATCAGATCATCTTCTTGAACACGCTGCTGACCCGGGCCTCCCAGACCCTGGATCCGGGCATGATTCTCTCCAATGCCCGCGAGGACCTGAACCTGCTCTTCGCCGTTCAGGGGCTCCAGGGAGCGTTCTGGCAACCTGGTGAAGACGGCAAGCTCGAAGCGGAACTCTTCCTGGCTCCCTGCCTGAACCAGCACGGCAAGCAGCTCTGGATCGAATACCTGCTGGCCAGCGCAGCCAAGCTTGCCGGCGGCCCCGTGGACGCTTTCACGGTTGAGCAGCTTTTCCAGATTTCGCCCGACTCATGCCTGGCCGATCCCGGCCAGCAGGCGTCCATACTGCTGCCGCTCAAGGTGGCGGGCAGCGCCTTCGGCTGCCTGGCCATCGCCAAGGACAAGGACTTGCGCCTGGGCAAGGACCAGGTCGCCTCGCTCAATGCGGCCGCGAACCACCTGGCGCTCGCGCTCAGAAACGCCATGCTGTTTCGCGAAGTGAAAGCCAAGGCGGACCACGACGGGCTCACGCGCATCCACAATCGCCAATCCTTTGACGAGCGTTTGACGGACGAACTCAAGCGGCACCAGCGCTATCGCCACAACTTAAGCCTCCTGCTTTTCGACCTGGACCACTTCAAGGCCATAAACGACACCTTCGGCCACCAGGCCGGAGACATGGTGCTCAAGGACATCGGGATAATCCTGGACGAATCGTGCCGCGAGACCGACTTCGCCGCGCGCTTCGGCGGCGAGGAATTCGTGGTCATCCTGCCCCAGACCACCGAGGACCAGGCCTGGGTGCTCGCCGAGCGGCTTCGGCGCAAAATCGGCCACAAAGTCTTCCAGTATGCCGACAAAACGTTCCAGGTCACGGCGTCCATAGGCGTGGCCACCATGACCCCGGGCTCGCTCGACAAACGCGAAGACCTGATCCGCATGGCGGATCAGGCCCTCTACCTGGCCAAGTCCAGCGGCCGGAACATGGTGTGCGCGTCCCAGGCGAAAAGCAAAAAGAAGGCCATGGCACTGGCCCGGCCTGCTTGA
- a CDS encoding glycosyltransferase family 4 protein, whose product MPTKRLWASLDPFLESGPMLGRIQANAGFLKGLLSLDPYDAYRFYPPSTASCQDLAQKIMDLRPDFLDSGRIQVINRSELPRRLAETDHHVFHLSDCIVAPGFLAAARNAYSRKIFPVTAVTHSLSYARYGQDFLKHLSPCTTPRDAVVATSRTAVGVVQAYYRYLRDGYGLAEGLFPEPSVEHIPLGVDLDVCPPPDEENRKALRAAFGFGQETVFLVLARLCHSSKMDFLPILRAFHRASRDGFQLGTVRLVLAGWTDEEDWGLQTLTDLAGNIGLPLSVVSRPSDARKWELYAASDVFLSPSDNLQETFGLTLLEAQAMGLPVIASDFDGYRDLVIPEETGVLVPTVGPSATDAIDIMAPMSFDNHIHLALAQRMAVDVPALAAALVRFAGDAALRLAMGEAARRNAGRYSWREIARQHVDLWERLWTREVPNRLAQRHPSAVPYAQVFAGYPTASLDSSTNLVVSRFGSAVYRGQDFPLVYAGLEEIVDMDTVRSLLVLARKPRDADNLCVRLRGAVSGLSIENAQALILWCLKHDLLERVDG is encoded by the coding sequence ATGCCAACCAAACGCCTCTGGGCCAGTTTGGACCCTTTTCTGGAATCCGGACCGATGCTCGGCCGAATCCAGGCCAACGCGGGATTTCTCAAAGGGCTCTTGAGCCTCGACCCCTACGACGCGTATCGCTTCTATCCGCCTTCCACCGCCTCCTGCCAGGATCTGGCCCAGAAGATCATGGACCTCAGGCCGGATTTTCTGGACTCGGGCAGAATCCAGGTGATCAACCGGAGCGAACTCCCCAGAAGGCTTGCCGAAACCGACCACCACGTCTTTCACCTGTCCGACTGCATCGTGGCTCCCGGGTTTCTGGCCGCCGCGCGCAACGCCTATTCAAGGAAAATCTTTCCCGTCACGGCGGTGACGCACTCCTTGAGCTACGCCCGCTACGGCCAGGACTTCCTCAAGCATTTAAGCCCCTGCACCACGCCCCGCGACGCCGTGGTGGCCACCTCGCGAACGGCGGTGGGCGTTGTTCAGGCCTATTACCGGTACCTTCGCGACGGGTACGGCCTTGCCGAGGGCTTGTTTCCCGAGCCATCGGTGGAGCACATCCCGCTGGGCGTGGATTTAGACGTTTGTCCCCCGCCGGACGAGGAGAACCGCAAGGCCCTGCGGGCTGCCTTCGGTTTCGGCCAGGAGACGGTGTTTCTGGTCCTGGCCAGGCTCTGCCACAGTTCCAAGATGGACTTCCTGCCGATTTTGCGGGCCTTTCACAGGGCTTCCCGCGACGGGTTCCAGCTTGGGACCGTCCGCCTGGTTCTGGCAGGATGGACGGATGAGGAAGACTGGGGGTTACAGACCCTGACCGATCTTGCCGGCAACATCGGCCTCCCGCTGTCCGTGGTTTCCCGGCCGTCCGATGCCCGGAAATGGGAGTTGTACGCCGCTTCGGACGTGTTCCTCTCGCCTTCGGACAACCTCCAGGAAACCTTCGGCCTGACGCTTCTGGAGGCGCAAGCCATGGGGCTGCCGGTGATCGCTTCGGACTTCGACGGCTACCGCGACCTGGTGATCCCGGAGGAGACGGGCGTGCTTGTGCCCACTGTGGGCCCATCCGCCACCGACGCCATCGACATCATGGCTCCCATGAGTTTCGACAACCATATCCATCTTGCCCTTGCCCAGCGCATGGCGGTGGATGTCCCGGCCCTGGCGGCCGCCCTGGTCCGGTTCGCCGGGGACGCGGCCTTGCGCTTGGCCATGGGCGAGGCGGCCAGGAGAAATGCCGGCCGGTATTCCTGGAGGGAAATAGCCAGGCAGCATGTTGATCTCTGGGAGAGGCTGTGGACCCGGGAGGTCCCCAATCGGCTGGCGCAGCGCCATCCGAGTGCGGTACCCTATGCGCAGGTGTTCGCGGGCTACCCGACGGCGTCTCTGGATTCTTCGACCAATCTTGTCGTCAGCCGGTTCGGCAGCGCCGTCTATCGTGGGCAGGATTTCCCTCTCGTGTACGCGGGGCTGGAGGAAATCGTGGACATGGACACGGTTCGATCCCTCCTGGTGCTGGCCCGCAAGCCCCGCGACGCGGACAACCTGTGCGTGCGGCTACGAGGCGCCGTGTCCGGGCTCTCCATAGAAAACGCCCAGGCCCTCATCCTCTGGTGCTTGAAGCACGACCTTCTCGAGCGAGTGGATGGCTGA
- a CDS encoding glycosyltransferase, with protein MADGPSVHHHVLLERRGGTAKVARMLAASPGSGAGTSLSFEIPESGVFADTLRSFQCDPGDLAALAPAGSVVHVHATRDWQALLAGFRATPGTPGPLIVTAHDCTLITGGCVYPVFCDQHQFGCPDPCPRAYPDSRRARSLIHEAVSSLRPVLVSPSSWLARLLRHEWPDIPVKVIPNGIDAPPQLADKSQSRSRLGISPAAKVVLFLAHGGTKAAYKGGDRFEALFARVAAKVPGALCLLAGGEESLRGEGVMRLPYVDGELLSTVLRAADVLVYPSQADNHPLVVLEAMGHALPVAAYGVGGIPEQIENGVCGRLVPVNDEEGLAEAAAGILSDARLAKVLGENARSRALKHFSAGRMALDYAKLYARLMAKGAA; from the coding sequence ATGGCTGACGGCCCTAGCGTGCACCACCATGTCCTGCTCGAGCGCAGGGGCGGTACGGCCAAGGTGGCCCGCATGCTTGCCGCGAGCCCGGGAAGCGGCGCCGGCACCAGCCTGAGCTTTGAAATTCCTGAATCCGGTGTTTTTGCCGACACGCTACGGTCATTTCAATGCGATCCGGGCGACCTCGCCGCCCTGGCCCCGGCCGGGAGCGTGGTCCATGTGCACGCCACCAGGGACTGGCAGGCCCTTCTGGCGGGTTTTCGCGCCACACCCGGCACTCCCGGGCCGCTGATCGTCACGGCGCACGACTGCACCCTCATCACCGGGGGCTGCGTCTACCCGGTTTTCTGCGACCAGCATCAGTTCGGCTGCCCGGATCCATGCCCGCGCGCATATCCGGACTCGAGGCGGGCCAGATCCCTGATACATGAGGCGGTGTCCTCGCTCCGCCCCGTGCTGGTGTCGCCCTCGTCCTGGCTGGCGCGCCTTCTTCGCCACGAATGGCCGGATATCCCGGTGAAAGTGATCCCCAACGGAATCGACGCCCCACCGCAACTTGCGGACAAATCCCAGTCCCGGTCACGGCTGGGAATATCCCCGGCGGCCAAGGTCGTCCTTTTTCTGGCCCACGGGGGAACGAAGGCGGCCTACAAAGGGGGAGACAGGTTCGAAGCCCTGTTTGCCCGTGTGGCGGCCAAGGTCCCCGGGGCGCTGTGCCTTCTGGCGGGAGGGGAGGAATCTCTCAGGGGCGAGGGCGTGATGCGCCTGCCGTATGTCGATGGCGAGCTGCTCTCCACAGTGCTTCGCGCCGCGGACGTGCTCGTCTATCCCAGCCAGGCGGACAACCATCCCCTGGTGGTGCTCGAGGCCATGGGCCACGCCCTGCCCGTGGCCGCCTACGGCGTGGGGGGCATTCCGGAGCAGATCGAGAACGGGGTTTGCGGCAGGCTGGTGCCCGTGAATGATGAGGAAGGCTTGGCCGAGGCGGCCGCCGGTATCCTGTCCGATGCCAGGCTGGCCAAGGTGCTTGGTGAAAACGCGCGGAGCAGGGCGCTCAAGCACTTTTCAGCCGGGCGGATGGCCTTGGACTATGCGAAGCTTTATGCCCGGTTGATGGCCAAGGGCGCGGCATAA
- a CDS encoding amphi-Trp domain-containing protein — protein sequence MKRLLTGIAHGRAALPETMESHCAGDERSTRRAASDLQESGEAKKTADVLEIVIKGQWNSSRITTTTHTEEPMSEKHVLMDIKESVLRYDAAVLLRKLADGLAQGTIVTDNGNVEIGEWLKIECKGKAKEKTGGSKGSIEIKVSWFTPNP from the coding sequence ATGAAGCGCCTTCTTACGGGCATCGCACACGGGCGCGCCGCCCTGCCTGAAACCATGGAGAGTCATTGTGCCGGTGATGAACGCTCAACACGGCGTGCCGCTTCGGACCTGCAGGAGAGCGGGGAAGCCAAAAAAACCGCGGATGTTCTTGAGATCGTCATAAAGGGCCAATGGAACTCGTCTAGGATTACGACCACCACGCACACGGAGGAACCCATGAGTGAGAAACACGTCCTGATGGACATCAAAGAGAGCGTCCTGCGCTACGACGCGGCGGTTTTGCTGAGAAAACTCGCCGATGGCCTGGCCCAGGGCACCATCGTTACAGACAACGGAAACGTCGAGATTGGTGAGTGGCTAAAGATTGAGTGCAAGGGAAAAGCCAAAGAAAAAACGGGCGGGAGCAAGGGGTCGATTGAGATCAAAGTGTCCTGGTTCACGCCCAATCCCTGA
- a CDS encoding sulfurtransferase, with protein sequence MKIRTLVLAAVLAATTVWSAIAFAQAPQATPVPTDTRKQTTLGKYITSLEAYLMWRGKPKEVTILDVRTPEEYSFVGHPDMAVNVPVLLFNAKFDPEKKAYGMDANPEFVAQVSKRLGKNDTILVLCRSGQRAATAVNLLAKEGFTNAYNIVDSFEGDMLNDPESVFNGKRMKNGWKNYGLPWTYSLNPELIWSK encoded by the coding sequence ATGAAGATCCGGACCCTCGTCCTGGCCGCTGTACTGGCCGCCACCACCGTCTGGAGCGCCATTGCCTTCGCCCAGGCGCCGCAGGCCACTCCGGTGCCCACTGACACGCGCAAACAGACCACGCTCGGCAAGTACATAACGTCGCTCGAGGCATATCTCATGTGGCGGGGCAAGCCCAAGGAGGTGACGATCCTGGATGTGCGCACTCCCGAGGAGTACAGCTTCGTCGGCCACCCCGACATGGCCGTGAACGTGCCCGTGCTTCTTTTCAACGCGAAGTTCGACCCTGAGAAAAAGGCCTACGGCATGGACGCCAACCCCGAGTTCGTGGCCCAGGTGTCCAAGCGCCTCGGCAAGAACGACACCATTTTGGTCTTGTGCCGCAGCGGACAGCGGGCCGCCACGGCTGTGAACCTGCTCGCCAAGGAAGGATTCACCAACGCTTACAATATAGTGGACAGCTTCGAGGGTGATATGCTGAACGACCCGGAGAGCGTGTTCAACGGCAAGCGCATGAAGAACGGCTGGAAAAACTACGGATTGCCCTGGACATACTCTCTGAATCCCGAGTTGATCTGGTCCAAATAA
- a CDS encoding arsenate reductase ArsC, whose amino-acid sequence MKRVLFICVHNSARSQMAEAYLKSLGGKEFQVESAGFDPTAINPLVVEAMAEEGMDLSGKRTQRVFDLYKSGRVFDYVITVCEESDEAMCPIFPGMTHRLHIPFEDPAKMTGNHEEKMAKLRVIRDKIRTVVLEFIEWANAPGATKLGDLWEFKPARK is encoded by the coding sequence ATGAAACGAGTCCTTTTCATCTGCGTCCACAACAGTGCCCGCAGCCAGATGGCCGAGGCGTATTTGAAATCCCTTGGAGGAAAGGAATTTCAGGTGGAAAGCGCCGGATTCGATCCCACGGCCATCAACCCGCTTGTGGTGGAAGCCATGGCCGAGGAAGGCATGGACCTCTCCGGCAAGCGCACCCAGAGGGTTTTCGATCTCTACAAGTCGGGAAGGGTGTTCGATTACGTGATCACTGTGTGCGAAGAGTCCGACGAGGCCATGTGCCCGATATTCCCCGGTATGACCCACCGGCTCCATATCCCCTTCGAGGACCCGGCCAAGATGACGGGAAACCACGAAGAGAAAATGGCCAAACTGAGGGTGATCCGGGACAAGATTCGAACAGTGGTGCTGGAATTCATCGAATGGGCGAATGCTCCGGGCGCGACGAAACTTGGAGACCTGTGGGAATTCAAGCCCGCGCGGAAATAA
- a CDS encoding helix-turn-helix transcriptional regulator, with protein MPEKGYTAPFRSSPIPDKLPRPVHARPESLAGGCWAKPHSHGWAQFTYASRGILEVRTRLGSHMVPPRRAIWIPPGIEHSMLSTGPALMRSLYIDAEAAPWIATAPCRVLEVTPLARELVLAMSGLPPDYALDGPPARLVSVLLDQLESLAEAQLTLPFPADTQLAGICAALREQPDAQSTLEELANAAGMTAGTLNERFERETGLAFLEWRSRLRLLASLSGLERGDSLSAVALDAGYDSLSAYVSAFKNHLGRTPEEFVPA; from the coding sequence ATGCCGGAAAAAGGATATACCGCTCCCTTCAGGTCTTCCCCCATCCCCGACAAGCTGCCCCGGCCTGTCCACGCCAGGCCCGAGAGCCTTGCCGGGGGATGCTGGGCCAAACCGCATTCCCATGGCTGGGCCCAGTTCACCTATGCCTCCAGGGGCATCCTGGAAGTCCGCACCAGGCTGGGCAGCCATATGGTTCCACCGAGGCGCGCCATCTGGATTCCCCCCGGAATCGAGCATTCCATGCTCTCAACGGGCCCCGCCCTGATGCGCTCGCTCTATATCGATGCCGAGGCCGCCCCATGGATCGCCACGGCGCCTTGCAGGGTGCTGGAGGTGACTCCCCTGGCCCGCGAGCTGGTGCTGGCCATGTCCGGCTTGCCGCCGGATTACGCATTGGACGGCCCTCCGGCACGGCTGGTGTCTGTTCTGCTTGATCAGCTGGAGAGCCTGGCCGAGGCTCAACTCACCTTGCCGTTTCCCGCCGATACACAGCTTGCGGGCATATGCGCCGCACTCAGGGAACAGCCCGACGCACAAAGCACCCTGGAGGAGCTGGCCAACGCGGCGGGCATGACCGCAGGAACCCTGAACGAGCGTTTCGAACGGGAAACCGGTCTGGCGTTTCTCGAATGGCGCTCGCGGTTGAGGCTGCTTGCCTCTTTGTCCGGCCTGGAAAGAGGAGACAGCCTGAGCGCCGTGGCACTGGATGCAGGCTATGACTCGTTGTCAGCGTATGTTTCAGCCTTCAAAAATCACCTTGGGCGAACACCCGAAGAGTTTGTCCCTGCCTGA